A window of Funiculus sociatus GB2-C1 genomic DNA:
GGGGACACCCGATGGCTGGTACTGCGGAAAGTGGTTTAGAAGCAGCAGTGCAAAATTTGTTTGTTGGTAAGGCTTATGTGCTTACACCAGTGGCGACAACACCGCCAGGGGCTGTAAAAACGGTTGAGGAAATTGTGCGAAGTCTGGAAGCTAAAATTTATCATTGTTCTCCAGAGAACCACGATAAAGCTGTGGCTTGGATTTCTCATTTGCCAGTGATGGTGAGTGCTACTATAATTGATGCCTGTATAAGCAAAACCGATCCAGTTGTGCTGGAATTAGCGCAACAGTTGGCTAGTTCTGGTTTTCGGGATACCAGTCGCGTTGGCGGCGGAAATCCAGAGTTAGGCTTGATGATGGCGCGGTACAATCGCCTTGAGTTGTTGCAAAGTCTCCAACAATATCGTCACTGTCTCGACGAAATTATTTCCCAAATTGAGCAAGAAGATTGGAACAGTTTGCACTCAAAACTGACAACTACTCAAAGTAAGCGATCGCAATTTTGTTAAAAAGCTGACGGGGTTGATTACCCCGCCAGTTTGTCACCTCCAGGCGTTGTCTTTCAATAGCGCCTAGAGAAATAAACTCTTATATTTTCTGGGCAATGTGAAAAGCTGAAATATAGGATGCTTGAATACTTCCTGTGCGTCTTTCTAGCATTTCCCTCAAACCTTTAAACAAAGAATCTCTCTTGTGCGGTAAAAGCGCAATGTACGGCGATAACGTACTTAAAAGCATCAAATAATCATCAATACTATAGGTGACTTCACAGGCCATCTGTTCGTACACTACGTTCTTAAACCGACCTGAGTCAATGAAATTCTGTCCCAGCCCTCTGAGGATTTCTCCCTGAGTTTCGCTGTCTTCATAACGTGCAAGCTCCGGAGCCTGAGCCTGATAGACTTCATTCAACGCTTGGTAAACTTCATACGGGGGTTGGGGTTCTTTGTTCCACAGCAAAATCAGAGAACCGTTGTCTTGTAGCGCAGCAGCAGCTTTTGGACACCTAATTTCTGATGAAACCCAGTGAAACGAATTTGCTGCAAGAACGGCATTAAATCTCTCAGGCTCTAGCTCCCACTCTTCAAAGGTGGTATTTCTAATCTCTACAGCCGGATAGGTTGCACAGTTGTGTCGCGCTAGTTGGCAAGCCTCCTGGCTTGGTTCCAGGCATACCATTGAGAAGCCCAATTTGGCAAATTCTACAGTTGCAGTCCCAGGGCCGCATCCGATCTCAAGAGCGATCGCGTCTTTATCAAGTTGAGCTAACTCTACAGCACGACGAATTAGTTCTTTAGGATAGCGCGGTCTTGCCTTGTTGTAGGCATCTGCTACCTCCCTATACCAGGTTTTTCTTTGCTGCAAGTCTTTGTCATACCAGATTTTTTCTTGTTCTGAATCTTTCACCATCTATCTGTCTAAAAGCAAATATTACTCCCTCCGCACGGAGCTGATAAATGCAGTGTAGGACTTTCGGTAAGCAAATATAGGAATTCAAGGGTTGGGTGCGATACATCTGAAGGGACATGGCAATGCCATGTCCCTTCCACCCATCTGAAAAACCCTATAGTGTCGGGAAATTGGTTTTTTTAACTTCGCCAGCAGTTGTGACAGTTAGACAACTGTCTGGCTTTGAAAGTGATGCTGTCTAGATTTGTTAGCGCGATCGCTTTTGAGTTTTTGAGGCTACAAGACTTGACCAGCAAGGGTTTAGCGCGTTCAACCGTAAAAAGTCAGCCTTGTAAAGACGCGATCGCCTTTGTCTCAACCTCTAAAAGTGACACAGAAGCATCCCAAAGATTCTCTAGAGTTTTTTAATGTAAATCCAGAACGAGAATTCGGTATTGAACAAGCATAAACGGTCTTTTGTGTCAACACGTTTTGAATAATAGGGCATCAAACTAATGCAAAAAGATATGAACTTCCCAATGGTGGCTATTGTTAACGATTTAGATGCTCTGATCACAGAAATCGATGAAAACCCGCACCTTTCTTCATGGGTGGTTCGTTTGGTACTCAAGTCCATTAAAGATAAAGCTAAGAGAATGGCTACTGAGATACCTCAACCAGAATATTTGAATCAGCCAATTCAGAGCAAATATTTCAAAAGTTCAAGTAATATT
This region includes:
- a CDS encoding prephenate/arogenate dehydrogenase, which gives rise to MNIGIVGLGLIGGSLGLDLRAAGYQVLGVSRRDKVCRDAIARGVVDDAAVDMALLAAADVVFVCTPISAIASTVQQLIPHLSPHAIITDVGSVKKSVVEEITPLWANFVGGHPMAGTAESGLEAAVQNLFVGKAYVLTPVATTPPGAVKTVEEIVRSLEAKIYHCSPENHDKAVAWISHLPVMVSATIIDACISKTDPVVLELAQQLASSGFRDTSRVGGGNPELGLMMARYNRLELLQSLQQYRHCLDEIISQIEQEDWNSLHSKLTTTQSKRSQFC
- a CDS encoding class I SAM-dependent methyltransferase, with translation MVKDSEQEKIWYDKDLQQRKTWYREVADAYNKARPRYPKELIRRAVELAQLDKDAIALEIGCGPGTATVEFAKLGFSMVCLEPSQEACQLARHNCATYPAVEIRNTTFEEWELEPERFNAVLAANSFHWVSSEIRCPKAAAALQDNGSLILLWNKEPQPPYEVYQALNEVYQAQAPELARYEDSETQGEILRGLGQNFIDSGRFKNVVYEQMACEVTYSIDDYLMLLSTLSPYIALLPHKRDSLFKGLREMLERRTGSIQASYISAFHIAQKI